The Xanthomonas fragariae genome has a segment encoding these proteins:
- a CDS encoding phosphoribosylanthranilate isomerase — MNRSLYRTRIKFCGMTRAGDIRLAGELGVDAVGFIFAHGSPRRVAPAEARAMRQATAPMVDVVALFRNNLKEEVREVVRTVRPTLLQFHGEEDDAFCRSFNLPYLKAVPMGSAGVNGEDANARTLQLAYPNTAGFLFDSHAPGAGGGTGKTFDWSRLPTGLHRPFLLAGGITDENVFDAIVATLPWGVDVSSGVELAPGIKDGHKMRKFVEEVRRADCHEMS, encoded by the coding sequence ATGAATCGATCGCTGTACCGCACCCGTATCAAGTTCTGTGGCATGACCCGAGCTGGTGATATCCGACTGGCCGGCGAGCTGGGTGTGGACGCGGTGGGTTTCATCTTTGCGCACGGCAGCCCGCGGCGCGTGGCACCGGCCGAGGCGCGCGCAATGCGCCAGGCCACCGCGCCGATGGTCGATGTGGTGGCGTTGTTCCGCAACAACTTAAAGGAAGAAGTGCGCGAAGTTGTGCGCACCGTGCGCCCAACCTTGCTGCAGTTTCATGGCGAGGAAGACGACGCGTTCTGCCGTAGTTTCAACTTGCCTTACCTCAAGGCGGTGCCGATGGGCAGCGCTGGCGTGAACGGCGAAGATGCTAACGCGCGTACCTTGCAGCTCGCTTATCCCAATACCGCCGGCTTCCTGTTCGACAGCCATGCGCCCGGCGCAGGCGGCGGCACCGGCAAGACCTTCGACTGGTCGCGCTTGCCGACCGGTCTGCATCGCCCATTTCTGCTGGCTGGCGGTATCACCGACGAAAACGTGTTCGACGCGATCGTGGCGACGTTGCCGTGGGGCGTGGATGTGTCCAGCGGCGTGGAGCTGGCGCCGGGCATCAAGGACGGCCACAAGATGCGCAAGTTCGTCGAGGAAGTGCGCCGCGCTGACTGCCACGAAATGAGCTGA
- the truA gene encoding tRNA pseudouridine(38-40) synthase TruA, translated as MRYALGVEYDGSEFQGWQQLGAHGGPSVQASLQAALSSVADAPVQVVCAGRTDAGVHGQCQVVHFDSDACREPRGWMLGTTARLPPSIAVRWCVPAPADFHARFSARARRYRYRLLNRQIRPALYRQTLSWERRSLDADAMHIAAQALLGENDFSAFRSVQCQALHARRNLQAITVQRLGEVVEVQVQANAFLHHMVRNIVGSLILVGTGEQPADWIATLLAGRDRTMAGPTAPPQGLVFIGPLYPAELHLPAEVTQ; from the coding sequence ATGCGTTACGCTCTGGGCGTGGAGTATGACGGCAGCGAGTTTCAGGGCTGGCAGCAGTTGGGCGCCCATGGCGGGCCGAGCGTGCAGGCCAGCCTGCAGGCGGCGTTGTCCTCGGTGGCTGACGCACCGGTGCAAGTGGTTTGCGCAGGCCGCACCGATGCCGGCGTGCATGGCCAATGCCAGGTGGTGCATTTCGACAGCGATGCGTGCCGCGAACCGCGCGGCTGGATGCTCGGCACCACCGCGCGCCTGCCGCCTTCGATCGCGGTGCGCTGGTGCGTGCCGGCGCCCGCCGACTTTCATGCGCGGTTTTCCGCGCGCGCGCGACGTTATCGCTATCGCCTGCTCAATCGTCAGATACGCCCGGCGCTGTATCGGCAGACCTTGAGCTGGGAGCGCCGCTCACTCGATGCCGATGCCATGCATATCGCAGCGCAGGCCTTGCTGGGCGAGAACGACTTCAGCGCATTTCGTAGTGTGCAGTGCCAGGCGTTGCATGCGCGCCGCAACCTGCAGGCCATCACCGTGCAGCGCCTCGGCGAGGTGGTAGAGGTGCAAGTGCAGGCCAATGCATTCCTTCATCACATGGTGCGGAATATTGTTGGTTCGCTGATTTTGGTCGGTACCGGCGAGCAGCCGGCCGACTGGATCGCGACGTTGCTCGCCGGACGCGACCGCACTATGGCCGGACCGACAGCGCCGCCACAAGGCCTGGTATTTATCGGACCTCTGTATCCTGCAGAGTTGCATCTGCCCGCTGAGGTGACCCAATGA